The DNA region CTGGCGCGATCTTCCGAAAGAGGGCTGGGAAGCGCTTGCGCCATCATCTGAAGATGTCCGCCTCCATCTTCTCCATCTAGTGGCTTCCCATCACGGACAGCTCGAATTCGGCTCTCCTGTACTGCCAAAGACCCCGGAGGCAGCCTTGCTGCACTTCGTGGACAATATCGACGCGCGGATGGAGATGTTCCTTGCGGCTTACGCCACGGCCGGCGCTAGCCATAAAGGCCAACATGAGTGGGTACGCCCCCTGGGTGTTGCCCCCGTGACACCACTGGCTCCCTTTCTTGAGGAACCCTCGGATCTACTCCTTTAACCTTGCCAAGAAGCACCCAAAAAAGTCATTTTTACTCTCCGTGAAAAGTACCCCCCTTGTTCTGATGGTCATCCTGCTTTCAGGATCTGCCTCTCTGGTTTTTGCAGATATTCAGGCTCCTCCCGCATCCGATCAGGGACCGACTCGTAAGCTGGGACGTGGTCTGGGCAATATACTCTACGGTTCCACGGAGATCATCGACTCGATGTCGGATGTGAATTCTGCCGATGGCAACTCTGCCGCCTTCAGCTACGGATTGGTTCGGGGTCTGGGCAGGACCTTCGCACGACTCGGCTATGGCGTCTTCGAGACAGTGACCTTCCCCTTCCCCACACAGCACGGCACCTACCAGCCCCCTTATAACAACAATATCCAGTGGCTCAATTCAGGCTACTCGGAGTTCCCGCCTGAAGTCGGCTTCGAGACCAAGTACGACTACTGCAGGCAGTACTCGATACAGAGTTGGTGAATGCTGCCGCTTGACGGCAGCATGAAACTTGAAGGTTGAAACGTGAAACCTGAGTCAGAACCACTGAAGCAAATCTCAGGCAGTAAGTTAATCTCCCCATCTTATTTTCTTACTCAGGTTTCAAGTTTCAACTTTCATCCTTCCAACTCCCCCTCTGACTCAGCTTTCAGGTCTCAAGTTTCATCCTTCTCTGCCGCGTTCCAGACTCGGTAGCCCGCGACGAATTCCTTCCTGAATTCCGCAAAGGATCCGTCTAGAATCGTAGCCCGGATCTTTCTCATGAGGGAGAGATAGAAGTGGAGGTTATGCAGGGAGATGAGTCGGAGACCCAGGATCTCCTCTGCCTTCACCAGATGACGCAGATAGGCTCGCGAGAAGGTAGTGCAGGCCGGACAGGTGCATCCCTCCTCGATCGGGAGGGGATCACGCGTGTAGGGGGCGTTCTTGAGATTCATGGTCCCCTTGGCCGTGAAGGCTGTGCCGTTGCGGGCGATTCGTGTCGGAAGGACGCAGTCGAACATGTCTATACCCCGTGCCACCATCTCGACCAACTGAGGAGGTGTGCCGAGACCCATGGCATAGCGTGGAGCACTCTCTGGCAGAAACGGGACGCTTGCTTCGACGGCCTTCATCATCTCTGGCTCGGGCTCCCCGACGCTGACACCACCCACGGCATACCCATCAAAACCGATTTCCACAAGGGATTGAGCGGAACGCTCGCGCAGGTCGAGATGGGAACTTCCCTGAACAATCCCGAAGAGCAGCGGACGTCCCTCTTCAGGCTGGGTCCGCCACCATTCGCGGGAGCGACGCTCCCAGCGGGTCGTGAGGTCAAGGCTCTTGGCCGCATCCTCGTAGCTACAGGGGAAAGGAGGGCACTCGTCGAAGGCCATCACCACATCGCTGCCAAGATCACGCTGGATCTGCATCGAGGTCTCGGGACCGATGAAGGTCGGAGTGCCGTCGAGATGGTTCTGAAAATGTACTCCCTCCTCCGTGATTCGGCGAAGCTTCGAGAGGGAGAAAACCTGAAATCCGCCACTGTCTGTCAGGATGGCTCGATCCCAACCCATGAAGCGATGCAATCCCCCAAGCTCCTCGATGACTTTCTCACTCGGCCTCACATGGAGGTGGTAGGTATTGCCGAGGATGATCTTCGCGCCGAGAGATCGGAGTTCATCGGGAGAGACGGCCTTGACCGTGGCCTGAGTGCCTACAGGCATGAAGACAGGTGTCTCCACGTCGGCGCGCCGGGTGTGCAGG from Verrucomicrobiota bacterium includes:
- a CDS encoding exosortase system-associated protein, TIGR04073 family, whose product is MVILLSGSASLVFADIQAPPASDQGPTRKLGRGLGNILYGSTEIIDSMSDVNSADGNSAAFSYGLVRGLGRTFARLGYGVFETVTFPFPTQHGTYQPPYNNNIQWLNSGYSEFPPEVGFETKYDYCRQYSIQSW
- the tgt gene encoding tRNA guanosine(34) transglycosylase Tgt, whose amino-acid sequence is MSSKSPFTLLKTDPSSKARAGILHTRRADVETPVFMPVGTQATVKAVSPDELRSLGAKIILGNTYHLHVRPSEKVIEELGGLHRFMGWDRAILTDSGGFQVFSLSKLRRITEEGVHFQNHLDGTPTFIGPETSMQIQRDLGSDVVMAFDECPPFPCSYEDAAKSLDLTTRWERRSREWWRTQPEEGRPLLFGIVQGSSHLDLRERSAQSLVEIGFDGYAVGGVSVGEPEPEMMKAVEASVPFLPESAPRYAMGLGTPPQLVEMVARGIDMFDCVLPTRIARNGTAFTAKGTMNLKNAPYTRDPLPIEEGCTCPACTTFSRAYLRHLVKAEEILGLRLISLHNLHFYLSLMRKIRATILDGSFAEFRKEFVAGYRVWNAAEKDET